The region GGGGGGGCCTGGGCCGAAACTTTCGAAGCATCCGTGAATCCGATCAGACCTATCGCCGCCAGTGCGAGGCAGCGGACACCAATCACTGACATTCGAGGGCCCTCCGGCACGTTTCTTCTGGGAAGGACGGTATACTTACTCCGATGTCAGCATCAACAGCCACTATTGAAAAAAATGTAAATAGTCCTCGGCGGGGTGGGTTTGCGGCCTCTCCATGTGGTCACGGTCACCTTTTTCGGTCCGCGATCGGTCGTTGGCCGTGGGATTGCCCGGACACCCGGCCCGATCGACTCTGCGGTTCGTCCGGACAAAAAGGCCCGATCCCGGGCCGACTTGCGCGGCGCCGTGCAACGACACCAAGGCACTATGACAACCAATCCCGCACCCCCCTCGGACGTCCCCCTGCTGCTTCTCCACGGATTTCTCGGCTGCAAGGACGACTGGCACGAGGTCGCGACTTCGCTGCAGACCGGGCGCCGCGTGGCCGCCTTCGACCTTCCCGGCCATGGGCAGGCGGCCGATGCGCGCGAGGACGGCGACTGCAGCATGGACGCGACTGCCCATCGCATCGAGGCGGTGCTCGAGGCGCTCGAGGCGCCGCAGGGCCACCTGATCGGCCATTCTCTCGGCGCGCGCGCCGCGTTGTACTTCGCGGCGACGCGGCCGGGGTGCGTCGCATCGCTGGTGCTCGAAAGTGCCTCGGCCGGATTACCCGACGGTGCCGGTCGCGACGCGCAGCGCCGCGCCGACGAAGAGAGGATGCGAACGCTGCTGTCGCGAGGACTCGAGGCGTTCGTCGACGAGTGGGAGACGCTCGCGCTGCTGGCGACGCAGAAAACCCTTCCCGCCGACGTTCTCGCGGCGCAGCGCGCGCGGCGCCTTCGCGGCGACGGCGAGGCGATCGCGAGAAGCCTTCGTGACGCGGGAGCTGCCGCGCATCCGTGGCTCGGCGAGCACCTCGCGAAGATCGACGCGCCGGTGCTGCTGATCGCCGGTGCACGCGACAGCGAGCACGTCGCGCTCGCACGCGAGCTCAAGCACGGGCTGCCGCACGCGCACCTGGAGATCGTCCCCGGTGCCGGTCACGACGTGCACCTGGAAAAGCCGCAGGAGTTCGTTGCAATCGTCGACGAGTTCCTCGGGCATCACGCGGGTGCGCACCACCACTGAAGCGGTGGTCTCCACTCCACGCCAGCGCGCATGAAACGGAAGCCGGCGTACAGTGGATGTGCGGCGGTGTCCCGGCGTCAGATCAGCGCCGCCGCCCTCGACAGCACCCAGAAGCACGCCGCCGTGCCCATCGCGTAGACGGGAATGCGCTGCGACCAGCGCGGCAGGCTCCTGGTGACTGTGTCGAGCGAGGCCCATGCCGCCAGCACCAGGACGACGAAGATGACCTGCCCGATCTCGATGCCGACGTTGAACGACAGCAGCGCCATCGGCACGTCGTTGTCCGGCAGTCCCGCCGCCTTGAGCGCTCCCGCAAAGCTCAGGCCGTGCAGCAACCCGAACGAGAACGCCATCGCCCACGGTCGCCGTCGAAGCAGCGTCGAATCCGGCGCCGCATCGCGAGCCAGCTCGACCGCAAGAACGTAGATCGTGAACGCGATGACCACTTCGGCGGGCCCCTGCGGCACCGAGATGATCTGCAGCGCCGACAGCGCCAGCGTCACCGAGTGTCCGATCGTGAACGCCGTGATCGTGGCGAACAGCTGCCGCGTTCCCCCGGTCAGCAGAAGCAGGCCGAAGACGAACAGCAGGTGGTCGATGCCGCTGGCGATGTGCTCCATGCCGAGGCGCGCGTAGTCGCGAAAGACGTCGCTGCGGGTCGGTGCCGGCACGACGGTGACCG is a window of Candidatus Binatia bacterium DNA encoding:
- the menH gene encoding 2-succinyl-6-hydroxy-2,4-cyclohexadiene-1-carboxylate synthase, which codes for MTTNPAPPSDVPLLLLHGFLGCKDDWHEVATSLQTGRRVAAFDLPGHGQAADAREDGDCSMDATAHRIEAVLEALEAPQGHLIGHSLGARAALYFAATRPGCVASLVLESASAGLPDGAGRDAQRRADEERMRTLLSRGLEAFVDEWETLALLATQKTLPADVLAAQRARRLRGDGEAIARSLRDAGAAAHPWLGEHLAKIDAPVLLIAGARDSEHVALARELKHGLPHAHLEIVPGAGHDVHLEKPQEFVAIVDEFLGHHAGAHHH
- a CDS encoding HupE/UreJ family protein, with amino-acid sequence MAPMTSAEAERRVRPLRLRGIASWCVCAMLALRVLAPLPSLAHALDPVLFELTEREDGKIDVRWKAPSAKMPGMHLVADLPPQCHRDGDASEDDLGDATVSRWVMVCDGGLVGKTIGIEGLETTDALVRITLRDGSVDRRVLGAGHPTVTVVPAPTRSDVFRDYARLGMEHIASGIDHLLFVFGLLLLTGGTRQLFATITAFTIGHSVTLALSALQIISVPQGPAEVVIAFTIYVLAVELARDAAPDSTLLRRRPWAMAFSFGLLHGLSFAGALKAAGLPDNDVPMALLSFNVGIEIGQVIFVVLVLAAWASLDTVTRSLPRWSQRIPVYAMGTAACFWVLSRAAALI